The DNA sequence TGAGGCTTACCGAATTTATGCTCCAACGGTTGATGTGCTCCCGTTAATTCCTCTTCTGTTTTTCTTGCTTGTATTTGTTTGGCAAGCAGCAGTGGGCTTCCGTTGAATTTATTTATTTGATTTAAGTTGTTACTGTACAACTTGCAAATTTTTAAATTTCAGCAGTTTTAATGGGCTATTGCTTAGCCCAAATATTTTAATGAGAACTTAAGCTATTTAGCGGTTAGGCTAAATGGCTTTTTCTAATGAGATTCCCTCTCCAGGATGATCAACAGCGTGTTCTATTAGATCTGCAAGAAAAAGTGCTCTAGATGCTTGCTGCCCATCTACAGCAGGAGTTTCTAAGCCTCTTACGCATTGAAGAAAATGTTCAAGCTCTGCGTATAAAGGTTCAATTGAAGTGGTACTAACTTCTTCAATAAATCCATCATTTCTATATAGCAATTCTCCATGATCTGCCGAATACCATTCATGTGATCGACGATGAATGTGCAGTGTGTGGTTTAGGAAATCTGTTTCAACAAGACTTTTCTTGCAATGTGCGGTAAGACTACGAATCTTTTTATGACTCATTTTGCTTGCAGTAAGACTCGCCACCACACCATTACTAAAACCAAGAGTTGCATTTACATAATCCATAGGACCATCTCCGCTACGGCCACCAACTGCAGCCAACCTAACTACAGGGGCATTAGCAAGCTCAAGTACTAGATCAAGATCATGAATCATTAGATCTAACACCACAGAAACATCATTAGCTCTATCTGCATGAGGACTATGACGTCTTGCTTCTAAAACAACAACTTCCTCGTTAGTGACTACTTTCGTTAATTCTTTAAAAGCTGGATTAAACCTTTCTATATGACCAACTTGAAGTAATCGATTGGCTTTATTTGATGCGGCTATGAGATCTGAAGCTTCTAATTGACTTGCCGCAATTGGCTTTTCTATAAGAACATGCTTTTTAGCCTCAAGACAATTAAGACCAACTTTATGATGAAGCAACGTAGGAACTGCAATGCAGACAGCCTCTACTTGATCTAGCAAGCTCTCGTAGTTTTCATACCATTCACAATTAAATTGCTCAGTAGCAAGTTGGCCTCGATCGGGATCTAAATCAGCCACACCAATTAGCTCTGCATCTTTAAGAAGGCTTAAAACACGGGCATGGTGCCAGCCCATGTTCCCAATTCCTATTACCCCAACCTTTACAGGAGTCATGGCTGGGGTCATGAAACGGTCACAATGAATTTACTGAGATTACTCTCCATCAATCCTTATCAGTAACTTTTTGGGGCAACATTATTTTTACTAGATCAATTCTTGGCCCTCTCATAGAAGTAATTTCAAAAATAATTCCATTATCTAGAAGGGTTTCTCCTTTGGAAGGAACGCTTTGAAGCTTTTCTAATAAGAAGCCAGCAAGCGTATAGTGATTTATGTTTTCAGGAAGATCGATATTCAATTGTCGATTAAGTTCAATAATTTCTAGATCGCCTGCAGCAATCCACGTTTTGGAACTGTTATTTATTCTTCGTAGAATAGGCTCTTTTTTACCTGAATCAATTTCTTCACCAACGATTTCTCCTGTTAAGTCTGCTGCTGTTATAAGCCCTTCAGTCCCTCCATGCTCATCGACCACTAACAAAAAAGGGTTTCCTTTTCTTATTAAGGGAAGCAACATCTCTAATGTGCAAGTTTCTGCAACTCGTGCAACAGGCTTGATATATTTTTCCAAAGGTGTATCAGGATTCATTTCTCCTTTCGAAATTGGCTCGGCTAAGAGGCGCAGGTCTAGAACTCCAAGAACGTTATCAAGTGAATCACCAATAACCAAAAAACGAGCATGTCGAGTTAAATGAACTTTGCTCATTAATTCAGAGAAAAGAACATTTCTGGGAAGGGTCACCATCCCTGAACGAGGGACCATAACTTCGCGAACTTGTGTATCTCTAAGCGCGAAGACACCTTCCAGAATATTTTTTTCATCAGGGTGCAGACCAGTAACTTTGCCTGATTCAATAAGGGTTTCTAATTCTCCTGCTGATAAAGCAGTAACTAATGATTCCCACTGCATGTTCAACCCAATTAACCTCAGTAAAAAAGAAGAGATTGTTTCTAATAAAGAAAGAATAGGAGTCATTGCTCTTATTACTCCTTCTAGAAGAGGCGAGATTCGCAGAGCAGATTTTTCAGGATTGCTAAGAACCAATGCTTTTGGTAGGAGGCCAGAAAGCAATGTTCCAAGTAAGACAATGCTCAGAAAGATGGTGAGATTTAATAAGCGAGATTTTGATTCTGTAGAAAAGAACCATAAGTTTGCTAGTTCATTTGCTAACCATCCCAAGGCAACTAGCGCAATTGTTATACCTAGTTGAGCGGCCATTAATGTTCTACGTAACCTTTTTTGCAGCCTGTGAATTGAATGGGCGCCTGGTTGCTTTTCCTCAATCAGTCTTTCTACTCGACTTGGCCTAAGTCGTAATATTGCAAGCTCTCCTGCAGCAAAAAATGCTGGCAGTGAAAGTAGT is a window from the Prochlorococcus marinus str. MIT 9211 genome containing:
- a CDS encoding photosystem II reaction center protein K, whose amino-acid sequence is MAPLTLDLLAQLPEAYRIYAPTVDVLPLIPLLFFLLVFVWQAAVGFR
- a CDS encoding Gfo/Idh/MocA family protein, whose amino-acid sequence is MTPAMTPVKVGVIGIGNMGWHHARVLSLLKDAELIGVADLDPDRGQLATEQFNCEWYENYESLLDQVEAVCIAVPTLLHHKVGLNCLEAKKHVLIEKPIAASQLEASDLIAASNKANRLLQVGHIERFNPAFKELTKVVTNEEVVVLEARRHSPHADRANDVSVVLDLMIHDLDLVLELANAPVVRLAAVGGRSGDGPMDYVNATLGFSNGVVASLTASKMSHKKIRSLTAHCKKSLVETDFLNHTLHIHRRSHEWYSADHGELLYRNDGFIEEVSTTSIEPLYAELEHFLQCVRGLETPAVDGQQASRALFLADLIEHAVDHPGEGISLEKAI
- a CDS encoding hemolysin family protein, producing the protein MRLLLLAILLSLPAFFAAGELAILRLRPSRVERLIEEKQPGAHSIHRLQKRLRRTLMAAQLGITIALVALGWLANELANLWFFSTESKSRLLNLTIFLSIVLLGTLLSGLLPKALVLSNPEKSALRISPLLEGVIRAMTPILSLLETISSFLLRLIGLNMQWESLVTALSAGELETLIESGKVTGLHPDEKNILEGVFALRDTQVREVMVPRSGMVTLPRNVLFSELMSKVHLTRHARFLVIGDSLDNVLGVLDLRLLAEPISKGEMNPDTPLEKYIKPVARVAETCTLEMLLPLIRKGNPFLLVVDEHGGTEGLITAADLTGEIVGEEIDSGKKEPILRRINNSSKTWIAAGDLEIIELNRQLNIDLPENINHYTLAGFLLEKLQSVPSKGETLLDNGIIFEITSMRGPRIDLVKIMLPQKVTDKD